From Mauremys mutica isolate MM-2020 ecotype Southern chromosome 17, ASM2049712v1, whole genome shotgun sequence, one genomic window encodes:
- the LOC123351960 gene encoding probable G-protein coupled receptor 33: MNQGNTTLPPTTWVNSSQPPAAVSAAHLTAAVLLFPTFLVGVLGNGLYLWVLGLKMRRTVTTLWFLSLVSCYFLFTLLTPFFMVYLLMGLHWVFGTAMCKILNTCISVAMFSAVFHLTLIGLDRYILTHHPIWSRNHRTVPRAGKLVVCVWLASFILSTPYLAFRETQVVDGDRIICINNYTLSGVWNGAETKDLGRRVHLAIFIVRFLLGFLLPFCTIAGCCVCIGLKMKKKKLAWAGKPFKVMVTMVVSFFHGWLPYHLYHGLKLYEKEVPESIMSALFVIYILLSCFNACFTPILYLFVGEKFRQVFRTSLLTLVKVAFVDDLDSSAHESSGRQENTK; the protein is encoded by the coding sequence ATGAACCAAGGGAACACGACTCTCCCACCAACCACTTGGGTGAATTCCAGTCAGCCCCCAGCAGCTGTGAGCGCTGCGCACCTCACCGCAGCCGTGTTGCTCTTCCCCACTTTccttgtgggtgttctggggaaCGGGTTGTACCTGTGGGTGCTGGGactgaagatgaggaggacggtGACCACCCTCTGGTTCCTGTCCCTGGTCTCCTGCTACTTCCTCTTCACCCTGCTGACCCCGTTCTTCATGGTCTACCTCCTCATGGGTTTACACTGGGTATTTGGCACAGCCATGTGCAAGATCCTCAACACCTGCATCTCCGTGGCCATGTTCTCTGCTGTCTTCCATCTCACCCTCATCGGCCTGGACCGCTACAtcctcactcaccatcccatttGGTCCCGGAATCACCGCACCGTGCCACGGGCTGGGAAGCTGGTTGTGTGCGTGTGGCTGGCCTCCTTCATTCTCAGCACTCCCTACCTGGCTTTCCGGGAGACCCAGGTGGTGGACGGGGACAGGATCATCTGCATCAACAATTACACCCTCTCTGGAGTCTGGAATGGAGCCGAGACAAAGGACCTGGGGAGACGAGTCCACCTGGCCATCTTCATTGTCCGGTTCCTGCTGGGCTTCCTGCTGCCTTTCTGCACCATTGCCGGATGCTGTGTCTGCATTGGGCtgaagatgaagaagaagaaACTGGCGTGGGCTGGGAAGCCCTTCAAAGTCATGGTGACCATGGTGGTTTCCTTCTTCCATGGCTGGCTGCCCTACCACCTCTACCATGGCTTGAAGCTCTACGAGAAGGAGGTGCCAGAGTCGATCATGAGTGCCCTCTTTGTCATTTACATCTTGTTATCCTGCTTCAATGCCTGCTTCACCCCCATCCTCTACCTCTTTGTGGGGGAGAAATTCCGGCAGGTCTTCAGGACGTCTCTTCTCACTCTGGTCAAAGTGGCTTTTGTCGATGATCTTGACAGCAGTGCCCACGAGTCTAGTGGAAGACAAGAGAACACAAAATAG